A DNA window from Ostrea edulis chromosome 5, xbOstEdul1.1, whole genome shotgun sequence contains the following coding sequences:
- the LOC130054902 gene encoding uncharacterized protein LOC130054902 isoform X2 translates to MRYTLAVLVTLWVVGINAVYEVPVQKGRIWGRQKERKMKGWCEFELNEYRDTGEIKMDLIFDKSTRNLKKNYPKGKCISNITPPSPTTLKPSTQAPVTQSSNTPQSSVATPTQQPSTAAPSQQPSTEAAKLQPATLAPTQQPSTATLIQQPAYQASRTDAPMNTTHDYGFILHQSILFYEAQQAGNLTNNRISWRKNATTLDRGINGEDLTGGWYDAGDIVNFNLPMAGSTTNLALGLLYWKDAYEKPGELDNMYNSIKWPLDYFIKCWNTNKTIYYAQVGNGAQDHSKWRRPENITTPRPVYYLDTNKKGSDVVGETVAAMAAGAIVFKDKDPVYSQRLHSSAESLYGFAKTIKGLYNSDISDADGFYKSSRYQDELCSSATLLYMLTDNTTYLTEAESFYNEYATDNAPWAFDWDDKTALCQVLLYNATQKSVYKSRTETFVKSYMPGGSLPYTKCGLAFRLEWGSLRYSANAAFISLLAAQNGIGDADSYKTWAMSQIHYMVGDNNKNFSYVIGYGSSYPLRPHHSGSSCSPAPAPCNWNTFKSKDPNPNILYGALVGGPDQNDSYVDERDNFKTNEVTCDYNAGFQSAVAGLLHFALNGNLPAAPARKC, encoded by the exons ATGAG ATACACCCTAGCAGTTTTAGTGACTCTCTGGGTGGTGGGTATTAATGCAGTTTATGAGGTACCCGTACAGAAGGGTAGGATATGGGGGAGGCAGAAAGAGCGTAAAATGAAAGGCTGGTGCGAATTTGAACTGAACGAATACAGAGATACAGGGGAAATCAAAATGGATCTCATCTTTGACAAGTCCACACgaaatctcaag AAAAACTACCCAAAGGGTAAATGCATAAGTAATATTACGCCGCCATCTCCAACGACTCTAAAACCCAGTACACAAGCACCTGTGACGCAATCCAGCAACACTCCACAGTCTTCTGTAGCAACACCAACACAGCAACCTTCAACGGCAGCACCATCTCAGCAACCATCAACTGAGGCAGCAAAGCTGCAACCTGCGACATTGGCACCAACACAGCAACCTTCAACCGCAACACTAATACAACAGCCGGCTTATCAGGCATCAAGAACAGATGCCCCCATGAACACAACACATGATTATGGGTTTATTCTCCATCAATCAATTTTATTCTATGAAGCCCAACAAGCTGGCAACCTTACAAACAACAGGATTTCTTGGAGGAAAAATGCTACCACATTAGATAGAGGGATTAATGGAGAAGATCTGACTGGAGGATGGTATGATG CTGGTGACATTGTGAACTTTAACCTCCCTATGGCCGGTTCCACCACAAATTTGGCCCTAGGTTTGTTGTATTGGAAGGACGCTTATGAAAAGCCCGGGGAATTGGATAATATGTACAACTCAATTAAGTGGCCTTTAGACTACTTCATAAAGTGTTGGAACACCAACAAGACGATTTACTACGCACAG GTAGGCAATGGTGCTCAAGATCATTCAAAATGGCGACGGCCCGAGAACATAACCACCCCAAGGCCTGTCTATTACCTGGACACCAATAAAAAAGGAAGTGACGTGGTAGGGGAGACTGTGGCCGCCATGGCTGCTGGAGCTATTGTCTTCAAAGATAAAG ATCCTGTATATTCCCAAAGACTTCATTCCAGTGCTGAGAGCTTATACGGTTTTGCCAAAACAATAAAAGGTTTATACAACAGCGACATTAGTGACGCAGATGGTTTCTACAA GTCGTCTCGGTATCAAGATGAATTGTGTTCCAGTGCGACACTTCTGTACATGCTGACAGACAATACTACCTATCTAACAGAGGCTGAGTCCTTTTATAATGAATACGCTACAGACAACGCGCCTTGGGCTTTCGACTGGGACGATAAAACCGCTCTTTGCCAA GTGTTATTGTACAACGCTACCCAGAAATCTGTGTACAAATCTAGAACGGAGACCTTTGTGAAGTCTTACATGCCGGGAGGTTCCCTCCCCTATACTAAGTGTGGACTGGCATTCCGATTAGAATGGGGTTCATTACGATACTCAG CTAATGCAGCGTTCATCTCCTTGCTGGCTGCACAGAATGGCATTGGTGACGCAGATTCTTACAAGACGTGGGCAATGTCACAAATTCACTATATGGTTGGCGACAACAACAAGAACTTTAGCTATGTGATTGGTTATGGATCTAGTTATCCTTTGAGACCGCATCATAGCGGAAG TTCCTGTTCGCCTGCACCTGCACCTTGTAACTGGAATACATTCAAAAGTAAAGACCCTAATCCCAACATCCTTTATGGGGCTCTGGTTGGTGGACCAGATCAAAATGATTCCTATGTTGATGAGAGAGACAACTTCAAAACAAATGAAGTGACGTGCGACTACAATGCCGGGTTTCAGTCCGCGGTAGCAG gaTTACTCCATTTTGCTCTAAATGGCAATCTTCCAGCTGCTCCTGCACGGAAATGTTAA
- the LOC130054902 gene encoding uncharacterized protein LOC130054902 isoform X1: MRYTLAVLVTLWVVGINAVYEVPVQKGRIWGRQKERKMKGWCEFELNEYRDTGEIKMDLIFDKSTRNLKIWLMNIEKTLNNGRFYELSNKHPYQNMLLKVEFILSYTGGQKNYPKGKCISNITPPSPTTLKPSTQAPVTQSSNTPQSSVATPTQQPSTAAPSQQPSTEAAKLQPATLAPTQQPSTATLIQQPAYQASRTDAPMNTTHDYGFILHQSILFYEAQQAGNLTNNRISWRKNATTLDRGINGEDLTGGWYDAGDIVNFNLPMAGSTTNLALGLLYWKDAYEKPGELDNMYNSIKWPLDYFIKCWNTNKTIYYAQVGNGAQDHSKWRRPENITTPRPVYYLDTNKKGSDVVGETVAAMAAGAIVFKDKDPVYSQRLHSSAESLYGFAKTIKGLYNSDISDADGFYKSSRYQDELCSSATLLYMLTDNTTYLTEAESFYNEYATDNAPWAFDWDDKTALCQVLLYNATQKSVYKSRTETFVKSYMPGGSLPYTKCGLAFRLEWGSLRYSANAAFISLLAAQNGIGDADSYKTWAMSQIHYMVGDNNKNFSYVIGYGSSYPLRPHHSGSSCSPAPAPCNWNTFKSKDPNPNILYGALVGGPDQNDSYVDERDNFKTNEVTCDYNAGFQSAVAGLLHFALNGNLPAAPARKC; this comes from the exons ATGAG ATACACCCTAGCAGTTTTAGTGACTCTCTGGGTGGTGGGTATTAATGCAGTTTATGAGGTACCCGTACAGAAGGGTAGGATATGGGGGAGGCAGAAAGAGCGTAAAATGAAAGGCTGGTGCGAATTTGAACTGAACGAATACAGAGATACAGGGGAAATCAAAATGGATCTCATCTTTGACAAGTCCACACgaaatctcaag ATATGGTTAATGAATATTGAGAAAACACTAAACAACGGACGGTTTTATGAATTATCTAACAAACATCCATATCAAAACATGCTGTTAAAAGTTGAATTCATATTATCATATACTGGTGGACAGAAAAACTACCCAAAGGGTAAATGCATAAGTAATATTACGCCGCCATCTCCAACGACTCTAAAACCCAGTACACAAGCACCTGTGACGCAATCCAGCAACACTCCACAGTCTTCTGTAGCAACACCAACACAGCAACCTTCAACGGCAGCACCATCTCAGCAACCATCAACTGAGGCAGCAAAGCTGCAACCTGCGACATTGGCACCAACACAGCAACCTTCAACCGCAACACTAATACAACAGCCGGCTTATCAGGCATCAAGAACAGATGCCCCCATGAACACAACACATGATTATGGGTTTATTCTCCATCAATCAATTTTATTCTATGAAGCCCAACAAGCTGGCAACCTTACAAACAACAGGATTTCTTGGAGGAAAAATGCTACCACATTAGATAGAGGGATTAATGGAGAAGATCTGACTGGAGGATGGTATGATG CTGGTGACATTGTGAACTTTAACCTCCCTATGGCCGGTTCCACCACAAATTTGGCCCTAGGTTTGTTGTATTGGAAGGACGCTTATGAAAAGCCCGGGGAATTGGATAATATGTACAACTCAATTAAGTGGCCTTTAGACTACTTCATAAAGTGTTGGAACACCAACAAGACGATTTACTACGCACAG GTAGGCAATGGTGCTCAAGATCATTCAAAATGGCGACGGCCCGAGAACATAACCACCCCAAGGCCTGTCTATTACCTGGACACCAATAAAAAAGGAAGTGACGTGGTAGGGGAGACTGTGGCCGCCATGGCTGCTGGAGCTATTGTCTTCAAAGATAAAG ATCCTGTATATTCCCAAAGACTTCATTCCAGTGCTGAGAGCTTATACGGTTTTGCCAAAACAATAAAAGGTTTATACAACAGCGACATTAGTGACGCAGATGGTTTCTACAA GTCGTCTCGGTATCAAGATGAATTGTGTTCCAGTGCGACACTTCTGTACATGCTGACAGACAATACTACCTATCTAACAGAGGCTGAGTCCTTTTATAATGAATACGCTACAGACAACGCGCCTTGGGCTTTCGACTGGGACGATAAAACCGCTCTTTGCCAA GTGTTATTGTACAACGCTACCCAGAAATCTGTGTACAAATCTAGAACGGAGACCTTTGTGAAGTCTTACATGCCGGGAGGTTCCCTCCCCTATACTAAGTGTGGACTGGCATTCCGATTAGAATGGGGTTCATTACGATACTCAG CTAATGCAGCGTTCATCTCCTTGCTGGCTGCACAGAATGGCATTGGTGACGCAGATTCTTACAAGACGTGGGCAATGTCACAAATTCACTATATGGTTGGCGACAACAACAAGAACTTTAGCTATGTGATTGGTTATGGATCTAGTTATCCTTTGAGACCGCATCATAGCGGAAG TTCCTGTTCGCCTGCACCTGCACCTTGTAACTGGAATACATTCAAAAGTAAAGACCCTAATCCCAACATCCTTTATGGGGCTCTGGTTGGTGGACCAGATCAAAATGATTCCTATGTTGATGAGAGAGACAACTTCAAAACAAATGAAGTGACGTGCGACTACAATGCCGGGTTTCAGTCCGCGGTAGCAG gaTTACTCCATTTTGCTCTAAATGGCAATCTTCCAGCTGCTCCTGCACGGAAATGTTAA